The proteins below are encoded in one region of Rhizobacter sp.:
- a CDS encoding PAS domain-containing protein, protein MAPPPASPTSPSPAPGWAAVLDASGDALALLDDRGGVVWANAAFVRVTGPDWPQLLGGPTHEQERPLSWQAPSGESRHGRLTLRRLGADESLPPATWLLRLVDTTELQRLTDQARHQAELLDMTQEVGRLAVWERDIPGGTGRWDRHMFRLFGLPEGDGTPSFDEAAQRIHPDDRLPESYLASTRAAGRYEHHYRIVLPDGTVRRVHSHWEVKTSPTGEPDRAIGLLVDDTEVYRLADAYDKTNTHLKLAVEAANISVWRHDLASDRFFYNDRGFRILGFEPRPEGISRAELRALIHPDDLPGIVASAEQSLRSDEPVDVQARYRRTDGTWAHILTRRAVRRNDKGEPVEFIGVGLDISSQVEQLREASERADLLQTAVSAAGVGVWSRTPDNPRANWNEQMFRITGRPQHLGGPTREEWLNEIVHPDDRDALRAARTATSPNASSVEHEGRIVRPDGEVRWLVHRVRRERRAGVPMVFGVTLDVTERVLAEMALRSVNERVALAARSVGMGTWEWNVETGEAMWDEAMFRLRGMEPQPSALNAEQRIAMTHPDDVELVKTALREAARNTGPTSYEFRVIRPDGSVRWLASRSTPAPDPSGRSTKRIGVNWDVTESKNAEERQRAHELALRESQAKSEFLSRMSHELRTPLNAVLGFAQLLLIGKEGLTSQARGKVAHIQSAGEHLLALIDDVLDLSSLESEQLRLDLQPVRLHEVLREALPLVETLSRNHGVTLHTGELEGTVIGDRTRLRQMLINLLSNAIKYNRPRGRVTVTSAIEGEHVQLLVHDTGLGMTPEQLAHLFEPFNRLGREREGIEGTGIGLAVVKALARRMQGEVRVESQAGVGSTFTVRLPRAPDAGTAQPSAPPATPGVPATPPSPLTRRGSLLYIEDNPVNVLLVEELIRMRPGLTLASAPTGMAGVARAAQLRPDLILIDIQLPDIDGFDVLRHLRQQAGTSTIPCIALSANAMPDDIARARHAGFADYWTKPIDFANFLAALDARFPASPRGHDQ, encoded by the coding sequence GTCCGGCGAGTCGCGCCACGGAAGGCTCACCCTGCGCCGCCTGGGCGCCGACGAATCGCTGCCACCCGCCACCTGGCTGCTGCGCCTCGTCGACACCACCGAGCTGCAACGCCTCACCGATCAGGCCCGCCACCAGGCCGAGCTGCTCGACATGACCCAGGAGGTCGGCCGCCTGGCCGTGTGGGAGCGCGACATCCCCGGCGGCACCGGCCGCTGGGACCGGCACATGTTCCGCCTCTTCGGCCTGCCCGAAGGCGACGGCACACCGTCGTTCGACGAAGCCGCGCAGCGCATCCACCCCGATGACCGCCTGCCGGAGAGCTACCTCGCCTCCACCCGTGCCGCAGGCCGCTACGAGCACCACTACCGCATCGTGCTGCCCGACGGCACCGTGCGCCGCGTGCATTCGCACTGGGAGGTGAAGACCTCGCCCACCGGCGAGCCCGACCGTGCGATCGGCCTGCTCGTCGACGACACCGAGGTCTACCGCCTGGCCGATGCCTACGACAAGACCAACACCCACCTCAAGCTCGCGGTGGAGGCGGCCAACATCTCCGTGTGGCGGCACGACCTCGCCTCCGACCGCTTCTTCTACAACGACCGCGGCTTTCGCATCCTCGGCTTCGAGCCGCGGCCCGAGGGCATCTCGCGCGCCGAGCTGCGCGCGCTGATCCACCCCGACGACCTGCCGGGCATCGTCGCCTCGGCCGAGCAGTCGCTGCGCAGCGACGAACCCGTCGACGTGCAGGCCCGCTACCGCCGCACCGACGGCACCTGGGCCCACATCCTCACCCGCCGCGCGGTGCGCCGCAACGACAAGGGCGAGCCGGTCGAGTTCATCGGCGTGGGGCTCGACATCAGCAGCCAGGTCGAGCAGCTGCGCGAGGCCAGCGAACGCGCCGACCTGCTGCAGACGGCCGTGAGCGCCGCCGGCGTGGGCGTGTGGAGCCGCACGCCCGACAACCCGCGCGCGAACTGGAACGAGCAGATGTTCCGCATCACCGGCCGCCCCCAGCACCTGGGCGGGCCCACACGCGAGGAGTGGCTCAACGAGATCGTGCACCCCGACGACCGCGACGCGCTGCGCGCGGCCCGCACGGCCACCTCGCCCAACGCCAGCTCGGTCGAGCACGAAGGCCGCATCGTGCGGCCCGACGGCGAGGTGCGCTGGCTGGTGCACCGCGTGCGCCGCGAGCGCCGCGCCGGTGTGCCGATGGTCTTTGGCGTCACGCTCGACGTGACCGAGCGGGTGCTGGCCGAGATGGCGCTGCGCAGCGTCAACGAACGCGTGGCGCTCGCGGCACGCAGCGTCGGCATGGGCACCTGGGAATGGAACGTCGAGACCGGCGAGGCGATGTGGGACGAGGCCATGTTCCGCCTGCGCGGCATGGAACCCCAACCCTCGGCGCTCAACGCCGAGCAGCGGATCGCCATGACCCACCCCGACGACGTCGAGCTCGTGAAGACCGCCCTGCGCGAGGCCGCGCGCAACACCGGGCCCACCTCCTACGAGTTCCGCGTGATCCGGCCCGACGGCAGCGTGCGCTGGCTGGCCTCGCGCTCCACGCCGGCCCCCGACCCAAGCGGCCGCAGCACCAAGCGCATCGGCGTCAACTGGGACGTGACCGAGAGCAAGAACGCCGAGGAGCGCCAGCGCGCGCACGAGCTGGCGCTGCGAGAGAGCCAGGCCAAGTCGGAGTTCCTCTCGCGCATGAGCCACGAGCTGCGCACGCCGCTCAACGCGGTGCTGGGCTTCGCGCAGCTGCTGCTGATCGGCAAGGAGGGGCTCACCTCGCAGGCGCGCGGCAAGGTCGCGCACATCCAGTCGGCCGGCGAGCACCTGCTGGCACTCATCGACGACGTGCTCGACCTCTCCAGCCTCGAGAGCGAGCAGCTGCGCCTCGACCTGCAGCCGGTGCGCCTGCACGAGGTGCTGCGCGAGGCGCTGCCGCTGGTGGAGACGCTGTCGCGCAACCACGGCGTCACGCTGCACACCGGCGAACTCGAGGGCACGGTGATCGGCGACCGCACGCGGCTGCGGCAGATGCTCATCAACCTGCTGAGCAATGCGATCAAGTACAACCGGCCGCGAGGCCGCGTGACGGTCACGAGCGCGATCGAAGGCGAGCACGTGCAGCTGCTCGTGCACGACACCGGCCTGGGCATGACGCCCGAGCAACTCGCGCACCTCTTCGAGCCCTTCAACCGGCTCGGGCGCGAGCGCGAGGGCATCGAAGGCACCGGCATCGGCCTTGCGGTGGTGAAGGCCCTGGCCCGGCGCATGCAGGGCGAAGTGCGCGTCGAGAGCCAGGCGGGGGTGGGCTCGACCTTCACGGTGCGCCTGCCCCGCGCCCCCGACGCCGGCACGGCGCAGCCCTCCGCGCCGCCTGCGACACCCGGTGTGCCCGCCACCCCGCCCTCCCCGCTCACACGCCGCGGCAGCCTGCTCTACATCGAAGACAACCCGGTCAACGTGCTGCTGGTCGAAGAGCTGATCCGCATGCGGCCGGGCCTCACGCTCGCGTCGGCGCCCACCGGCATGGCGGGCGTGGCGCGGGCCGCGCAGCTTCGGCCCGACCTGATCCTCATCGACATCCAGCTGCCCGACATCGACGGCTTCGACGTGCTGCGCCATTTGCGCCAGCAGGCCGGCACCTCCACGATTCCGTGCATCGCACTCTCCGCCAATGCCATGCCCGACGACATCGCCCGTGCGCGCCACGCCGGCTTTGCCGACTACTGGACGAAACCCATCGACTTCGCGAACTTCCTCGCCGCGCTGGACGCGCGTTTCCCCGCCTCGCCGCGCGGTCATGACCAATGA
- a CDS encoding S8 family serine peptidase produces MLLSSRVARLAAAAFAATLVVACGGGGDGGGGSPPPPPAGTFQVSGQIRVADNTLVDSDVNDQNAPYAPNDGFATAQALPNPVSLAGYVNVAGQGASGRSRAAGDRSDFFRIDAVAGQTVSLVVGDPQAGDVDLYLYDENFNEVDVSEDTGRFESLTLPATGRYYVEAYAYQGASNYVLAVGQAAVQGRGEATLRRSDDFVPGEVIVRWRQPAQVERAGTRSAASPLSVHALSKVAGPTEGAWLAKLDSPRSQLLQSRSGGRVSALATDHDTNRNAALSHTELKAATLQAIKQLRADPAVLSAEPNYIQRAYAAPADQYYRLQWHYPLINLPAAWDITTGSNSVIVAVIDTGVLTGHPDLAGQLVPGYDFITDPVRANDGNGPDNDPDDPGDNTTPGGSSSFHGTHVAGTVAASSNTTRGVAGVAWNARIMPLRALGVNGGTSFDILQAVLYAARLPNSSGLLPARRADIINLSLGGGAPTQAAQDVYTQARAAGVIIVAAAGNESTSQLSYPASYDGVISVSAVSIRKTLASYSNYGSRVDVAAPGGDSGDVNGDGYEDAVASTIGDDRSGTIAYSYGLLSGTSMAAPHVAGVLALMKSVNPALTPDDIDRLLVAGRLTTELGPAGRDDQFGHGLIDALKAVQAAQNGTDPTPALLVATPGTLNFAPGITTQTLALSNNGTQALSVTAVNVTPASPWLTVTPPAAANGLGTYTVRVNRGALTPGAYNASIQFVSTANTVSVPVVLQVTAGGGAGPSPNLGELYIQLVNPDTLAGVAQVRVRATNGVYNFQFTNVAAGTYYVLAGSDPNNDDRICDVGEACGAYLTLDDPVRVTIGGNRSGLDFAAGFVTSIGAGGQGSWNPLARNASTTGLPRMKAPAL; encoded by the coding sequence ATGTTGTTGTCATCGCGCGTTGCGCGTCTTGCCGCTGCCGCTTTCGCGGCCACCCTCGTCGTCGCATGCGGTGGCGGAGGCGACGGCGGCGGAGGCTCGCCGCCCCCGCCACCGGCCGGCACCTTCCAGGTCTCCGGCCAGATCCGCGTGGCCGACAACACGCTCGTCGACAGCGACGTCAACGACCAGAACGCCCCCTACGCGCCCAACGACGGCTTCGCCACCGCACAGGCCCTGCCCAACCCGGTGAGCCTCGCGGGCTACGTCAACGTGGCGGGCCAGGGCGCGAGCGGCCGCTCGCGCGCTGCCGGTGACCGCAGCGACTTCTTCCGCATCGATGCCGTGGCCGGGCAGACGGTCTCGCTCGTCGTCGGCGACCCGCAGGCGGGCGATGTCGACCTCTATCTCTACGACGAGAACTTCAACGAGGTCGACGTCTCGGAAGACACCGGCCGCTTCGAGTCCTTGACCCTCCCGGCCACCGGGCGCTACTACGTCGAGGCCTACGCCTACCAGGGCGCCAGCAACTACGTGCTCGCCGTCGGCCAGGCGGCGGTGCAAGGCAGGGGCGAAGCCACGCTGCGGCGCAGCGACGATTTCGTGCCCGGCGAGGTGATCGTGCGCTGGCGCCAGCCTGCGCAGGTCGAGCGCGCCGGCACGCGCAGCGCCGCCAGCCCGCTCTCGGTGCACGCCCTCTCGAAGGTGGCCGGCCCCACCGAAGGTGCGTGGCTCGCCAAACTCGACAGCCCGCGCAGCCAGCTCCTGCAATCGCGCAGCGGTGGGCGCGTGTCGGCGCTGGCTACAGATCACGACACGAACCGCAACGCCGCGCTCTCGCACACCGAGCTGAAAGCCGCCACGCTGCAGGCCATCAAGCAGCTGCGCGCCGACCCCGCGGTGCTCTCCGCCGAGCCCAACTACATCCAGCGCGCCTACGCCGCGCCGGCCGACCAGTACTACCGGCTGCAGTGGCACTACCCGCTCATCAACCTGCCCGCCGCGTGGGACATCACCACCGGCAGCAACTCGGTGATCGTGGCGGTGATCGACACCGGCGTGCTCACCGGCCACCCCGACCTCGCCGGCCAGCTCGTGCCCGGCTACGACTTCATCACCGACCCCGTGCGTGCCAACGACGGCAACGGCCCCGACAACGACCCCGACGACCCGGGCGACAACACCACGCCGGGCGGCTCGAGCTCCTTCCACGGCACGCACGTGGCGGGCACCGTGGCTGCGTCGAGCAACACCACGCGTGGCGTGGCGGGCGTGGCCTGGAACGCGCGCATCATGCCGCTGCGGGCCCTGGGCGTGAACGGCGGCACTTCGTTCGACATCCTGCAGGCCGTGCTCTACGCCGCCCGTCTGCCCAACAGTTCGGGCCTGCTGCCCGCCCGCCGTGCCGACATCATCAACCTGAGCCTCGGCGGCGGCGCCCCGACGCAGGCCGCGCAGGATGTCTACACGCAAGCCCGCGCAGCCGGCGTGATCATCGTGGCGGCGGCCGGCAACGAGAGCACCTCGCAGCTGTCGTACCCGGCTTCGTATGACGGCGTGATCTCGGTGAGTGCGGTGAGCATCCGCAAGACGCTCGCGAGCTACTCCAACTACGGCTCGCGCGTCGACGTGGCCGCCCCCGGCGGCGACAGCGGCGACGTGAACGGCGACGGCTACGAAGACGCCGTCGCCAGCACCATCGGCGACGACCGCTCGGGCACCATCGCCTACAGCTACGGCCTGCTCTCGGGCACCTCGATGGCGGCGCCGCACGTGGCGGGCGTGCTCGCGTTGATGAAGTCGGTGAACCCGGCCCTCACGCCCGACGACATCGACCGCCTGCTCGTGGCAGGGCGCCTGACCACCGAACTCGGCCCCGCAGGGCGCGACGACCAGTTCGGCCACGGCCTCATCGACGCGCTCAAGGCGGTGCAGGCCGCGCAGAACGGCACCGACCCCACGCCCGCGCTGCTGGTGGCCACGCCCGGCACGCTCAATTTCGCGCCCGGCATCACCACGCAGACCCTCGCGCTCAGCAACAACGGCACGCAGGCGCTGAGCGTGACCGCGGTCAACGTCACGCCCGCCAGCCCCTGGCTCACGGTCACGCCACCCGCCGCCGCCAATGGCCTGGGCACCTACACCGTGAGGGTGAACCGCGGTGCGCTCACGCCCGGCGCCTACAACGCAAGCATCCAGTTCGTGTCGACCGCCAACACGGTGAGCGTGCCGGTGGTGCTGCAAGTCACGGCCGGCGGTGGCGCGGGCCCGAGCCCCAACCTCGGCGAGCTGTACATCCAGCTGGTGAACCCCGACACCCTGGCCGGCGTGGCGCAGGTGCGCGTGCGTGCCACCAACGGCGTCTACAACTTCCAGTTCACCAACGTGGCGGCCGGCACCTACTACGTGCTGGCCGGCAGCGACCCCAACAACGACGACCGCATCTGCGACGTGGGCGAAGCCTGCGGCGCCTACCTGACGCTCGACGACCCGGTGCGCGTGACGATCGGCGGCAACCGCAGCGGGCTCGATTTCGCGGCCGGCTTCGTGACCTCCATCGGCGCGGGTGGCCAGGGCAGCTGGAACCCTCTGGCGCGAAACGCCTCCACCACGGGTCTTCCCCGCATGAAAGCCCCCGCCCTATGA
- a CDS encoding protease complex subunit PrcB family protein, whose translation MSRQTLHHRLPAFALLGASMLLGACQAQAPASPTPLPHQVLHVGTHCGADAPLVDRIVDAAVLRQTIAARTVGDAQAVPAVDFDRSLVLRLSMGQQPNPGHRMGVTGARVEGVARRLVIETVWATPEPGRMYAAMVTQPCVILSVPRGDYGSVAVLDAQGRERMGSAQPLR comes from the coding sequence ATGAGCCGACAGACGCTGCACCACCGCCTCCCCGCCTTCGCCCTGCTGGGCGCCAGCATGCTGCTCGGCGCTTGCCAGGCGCAGGCGCCGGCCAGCCCCACGCCGCTGCCGCACCAGGTGCTGCATGTGGGCACGCATTGCGGCGCCGATGCACCGCTGGTGGACCGCATCGTCGACGCAGCCGTCTTGCGGCAGACCATCGCCGCGCGCACGGTCGGCGATGCGCAGGCGGTGCCCGCCGTCGACTTCGACCGCTCGCTGGTGCTGCGCCTGTCGATGGGCCAGCAACCCAACCCCGGGCACCGCATGGGCGTGACCGGCGCCCGTGTCGAAGGCGTGGCCCGCCGCCTGGTCATCGAGACGGTGTGGGCCACGCCCGAGCCGGGCCGCATGTATGCCGCGATGGTCACGCAACCTTGCGTGATCCTCTCGGTGCCACGCGGTGACTACGGCAGCGTGGCGGTGCTCGACGCGCAAGGCCGCGAGCGCATGGGCTCGGCGCAACCCCTGCGCTGA
- a CDS encoding M3 family metallopeptidase: MTFNPLVQPWTTPHALPPFAEVRAEHFKPAFDVALAEQRAEVEAIASNPAAPTFDNTIAALDRSGRLLARVGELFHNLGASETSPALQAVEREMAVPLAAHGSAIYMNAPLFKRVDALHAQRETLGLNAEQRRLVERIHLDFVRAGAQLGPDAQKRYAEVVQRLAELHTRFGQNVLADEASFRLVLRDERDLAGLPGFVRAAARQSAAERGVFDDKGGNAHVITLSRSHIVPFLTFSQRRDLREAAWRAWVSRGEHEGPHDNRPLAREILTLRHEQARLHGYACYADYVLADTMAGTRSAVNDLLDQVWAPAAERAAEEQRDLVALAASLGEPTQVEAWDWRYLAEKLRQQRYDVDEAAVKPYFPLERMVEAAFDCASRLFGLRFVPRPDLRAYHPDVKVYEVLQGDDLIGIFLHDNFARPTKRSGAWMSVYRQQSRGADGKRVIPIVANNNNFAKGAPGEPTLLSVDDARTLFHEFGHGLHGLLSNVGYERLSGTNVLRDFVELPSQLFEHWLGEREVLKRHARHHATGEPIPDELVARIEAANKFNQGYETLRYLASAKVDMAVHSRTEAEGPDVVAFERTEVGRLGLPAAVGMNHRLPHFLHLFAGAGYAAGYYVYLWAEVLDADGYDAFTEAGNPFDAAVAQRLRECIYSSGNSREPREAYRAFRGRDPQVQPMLRERGLLEGLLEDVRPA, encoded by the coding sequence ATGACCTTCAACCCGCTGGTGCAACCCTGGACCACGCCGCACGCACTGCCGCCGTTTGCCGAGGTCCGCGCCGAACATTTCAAGCCGGCCTTCGACGTGGCGCTCGCCGAGCAACGCGCCGAGGTCGAGGCAATCGCGTCCAATCCTGCAGCGCCCACGTTCGACAACACCATCGCCGCGCTCGACCGCAGCGGCCGGCTGCTGGCGCGCGTGGGGGAACTCTTCCACAACCTCGGGGCGAGCGAGACCTCGCCCGCCTTGCAGGCGGTGGAGCGCGAGATGGCCGTGCCGCTGGCGGCCCACGGCAGCGCGATCTACATGAATGCGCCGCTCTTCAAACGCGTGGATGCGCTGCATGCACAGCGCGAGACGCTTGGCCTCAACGCCGAGCAGCGGCGGCTCGTCGAGCGCATCCACCTCGACTTCGTGCGGGCCGGCGCCCAACTGGGCCCCGACGCGCAGAAGCGCTACGCCGAGGTCGTGCAGCGGCTCGCCGAGTTGCACACCCGCTTCGGGCAGAACGTGCTGGCCGACGAAGCGTCGTTCCGCCTCGTGTTGCGCGACGAGCGCGACCTCGCCGGCCTGCCCGGCTTCGTGCGCGCCGCCGCCCGCCAGTCCGCCGCCGAGCGGGGCGTCTTCGATGACAAGGGAGGCAACGCGCACGTGATCACGCTCTCGCGTTCGCACATCGTGCCCTTCCTCACCTTCAGCCAGCGGCGCGACCTTCGCGAAGCGGCCTGGCGCGCCTGGGTGAGCCGCGGCGAGCACGAGGGCCCACACGACAACCGGCCGCTGGCGCGCGAGATCCTCACGCTGCGCCACGAGCAGGCGCGCCTGCACGGCTACGCCTGCTATGCCGACTACGTGCTCGCCGACACGATGGCCGGCACCCGCTCGGCGGTGAACGATCTGCTCGACCAGGTGTGGGCCCCCGCCGCCGAGCGTGCGGCCGAAGAGCAGCGCGACCTGGTGGCACTCGCGGCCTCACTCGGCGAGCCCACGCAGGTGGAAGCGTGGGACTGGCGCTACCTCGCCGAGAAGCTGCGCCAGCAGCGCTACGACGTCGACGAAGCCGCGGTGAAGCCCTACTTCCCGCTCGAGCGCATGGTCGAGGCCGCCTTCGACTGCGCGAGCCGCCTCTTCGGCCTGCGCTTCGTGCCACGCCCCGACCTGCGCGCCTACCACCCCGACGTGAAGGTGTACGAGGTGCTGCAGGGCGACGACCTCATCGGTATCTTTCTGCACGACAACTTCGCCCGGCCCACCAAGCGCAGCGGGGCGTGGATGTCGGTGTACCGCCAGCAATCGCGAGGTGCCGACGGCAAACGCGTGATCCCGATCGTGGCCAACAACAACAACTTCGCGAAGGGTGCGCCGGGCGAGCCCACGCTCCTGAGCGTCGACGACGCGCGCACGCTCTTCCACGAGTTCGGCCACGGGCTGCATGGGCTGCTGTCGAACGTGGGCTACGAGCGCCTCTCGGGCACCAACGTGCTGCGCGATTTCGTGGAGCTGCCCTCCCAGCTCTTCGAGCACTGGCTGGGCGAACGCGAGGTGCTCAAGCGCCACGCGCGGCACCACGCGACCGGCGAGCCGATTCCCGATGAGCTGGTGGCCCGCATCGAGGCGGCCAACAAGTTCAACCAGGGCTACGAGACGCTGCGCTACCTCGCGTCGGCCAAGGTCGACATGGCGGTGCATTCACGCACCGAGGCCGAGGGCCCCGACGTGGTGGCCTTCGAGCGCACCGAGGTCGGGCGCCTCGGGCTGCCCGCGGCGGTGGGCATGAACCACCGCCTGCCGCACTTCCTGCACCTCTTCGCCGGCGCCGGCTACGCGGCGGGCTACTACGTCTACCTCTGGGCCGAGGTGCTCGACGCCGACGGCTACGACGCCTTCACCGAAGCCGGCAACCCCTTCGATGCGGCGGTGGCGCAGCGCCTGCGCGAGTGCATCTATTCGAGCGGCAACAGCCGCGAGCCGCGCGAGGCCTACCGTGCCTTCCGCGGGCGCGATCCTCAAGTACAGCCCATGCTGCGCGAGCGTGGGCTGCTCGAAGGTCTGCTGGAAGACGTGCGACCCGCGTGA
- a CDS encoding thioesterase family protein: protein MSSLTPLSTILAGRRRDEHDVRFDIPGDWLQGRTSFGGLISTLAVQAMRDVAGSAWPAAVKLRALQTSFIGPVGLGEMHVTVTLLREGKNIRQVQALVKQQGQVSALLLGVFGIDRETIVPVKSPERPPVARSPEETPERVLRGGAPHFTQHMDMRFVEGMAPFSGQHSEVSKIHLRLKGEPTPIDLELLTVLLADVPPTPVISNFTQPTPASSVSWELELRPLAQAPAADGWWRVDTDVLASGGGYVNQITKLWAPGGELAALGYQVAAVYG, encoded by the coding sequence ATGAGCAGTCTCACCCCCCTGTCCACCATCCTGGCCGGCCGCCGCCGCGACGAACATGACGTGCGCTTCGACATCCCCGGCGACTGGCTGCAAGGCCGCACTTCCTTCGGTGGCCTCATCTCCACGCTGGCCGTGCAGGCGATGCGCGACGTGGCCGGCAGCGCCTGGCCCGCGGCCGTCAAGCTGCGCGCCTTGCAGACGAGCTTCATCGGCCCAGTGGGGCTGGGCGAGATGCACGTCACCGTGACGCTGCTGCGCGAAGGCAAGAACATCCGCCAGGTGCAGGCGCTCGTGAAGCAGCAGGGGCAGGTGTCGGCGCTGCTGCTCGGTGTCTTCGGCATCGACCGCGAGACCATCGTGCCGGTGAAGTCGCCCGAGCGGCCGCCGGTGGCGCGCTCGCCGGAAGAGACACCCGAGCGCGTACTGCGCGGCGGCGCCCCGCACTTCACGCAGCACATGGACATGCGCTTCGTCGAAGGCATGGCGCCCTTCTCGGGCCAGCACAGCGAGGTGAGCAAGATCCACTTGCGCCTGAAGGGCGAGCCCACACCCATCGACCTCGAGCTGCTGACAGTGCTGCTGGCCGACGTGCCGCCCACGCCGGTGATCAGCAACTTCACGCAGCCCACGCCGGCCAGCTCGGTGTCGTGGGAACTCGAGCTGCGCCCGCTCGCACAAGCCCCCGCGGCCGATGGCTGGTGGCGCGTGGACACCGACGTGCTCGCCTCCGGCGGGGGCTACGTCAACCAGATCACGAAGCTCTGGGCACCGGGCGGCGAGCTCGCCGCGCTCGGCTACCAGGTGGCCGCGGTCTACGGCTGA